In the Blautia coccoides genome, CAGAATCTCCCAGACATCTTTACCACTGATCTCCCTGTAAATCGCAATACATACCAGAAATCCGTAGAACACTGCAACCACAGCGGATTCCGTTGGGGTAAAAATACCTGCGTAAATGCCGCCCAGGATCACGATGGGCATGATCAAAGCCCAGACTGCATCTTTGAAGGAGAGAAGGAATCTCTTAAAGGAAAATCCTGTCTCTTTAGGGAAATCACATTTTTTTGCTTTATAAAAGGCATATACGCAGAGAAGGATTCCGCACAGAATACCCGGAAGGACACCTGCCATCAGCAGTTTTGCCACGGATACACCTGTAATGTTACCATAAATAACAAATACTGTGGACGGCGGAATGACAATTCCCAGTGTTCCGCCAATTGCCTGTACGGCTGCCGCATAATCTTTAGGATATCCCCGTTTTACCATTTCCGGATACATCAGTCCGCCGATGGCCGCTGTTGTCGCCACAGAGGAGCCGGAAATTGCCGCAAAAAAAGTACATGCCACTATGGATACAAGGGAGATACCTCCTGAGATCCATCCGACAAAGGAATCCGCAAAGGCCACCAGCCTTTTGGATAATCCTCCCTTTGACATAATGTCACCTGCCAGGAAAAACGCGGGCAGAGCCAGCATGGAAAAATTATCACACCCCGTAAAAATCTTTTGTGTGATCATGGCAAAGGATAATGCCGGGTCTAAAAATATGGCACAGATACATGCTCCCCCCAGGGCCCAGGTAATCGGCAGGCCGAGAAGCATGAGAACGATCAGTACAACGATCAAAGCTACCGCGGAAGCTGACATCAGTTATTTCCCCCTTTCTCTTCTGTTGTTTTTATTTTAATGGTTTCTTGCAGTTTAAAGACTACAGAGATCACCGCAAGTCCGAATCCAAGACACAAAATCCCGTACATAACATTCATGGGAATCCTCATAGCCGGACTCATCTGGTATCCTCCAATGCGGAGCATGCCAAACGTGCTGTAAAAAAACACAGCGGATATAGCCAATGCTAAAACCTGTCTTCCTATCTCAAAAGCCTTTTTCACCCCGGATGGCAGAAAGTTATCAATAATGTCAATGCGGACCATAAGATTCTGGGAAATACCAATATTGATACCCAGCAGAATCATTGCCACGAACAGATATCTGGATGCCTCCTCAGACCAGGGTATGCTGTAAAAAATAACATATCTGGTAAAGGTCTGCACCAGAATGATCACCATAATTGCCACAAGTATGACCGCAGTCAATGCATTCACAGCACTCTGCAGCCTGCCAAAAGCCTGCTTTGCTTTCTCCATATTCCTTCTCCTCCGCTATTTTGCTGCCGCTATTTTGTCAAGGGTCTCTTTGTAATCCGCACCGTAAGTATCTCTGACACTCTGTGTCTCTTTGATCAGCTCTGTCTTATCCGGATAAGTCACGGACATGCCCTGTTCCTCCAGTGTGGTAATGGCTTCTTTGTCCATCTGCCGGCTCAGCTCACGCTCTGCCAGATTGGCTTCCTCCATACACTCCGAGATCAGCTTTTGGTCCTCCTCTGTAAGTGATTCCCAGGTCTTGGGCGCCATCAGAACGTACACCGTGGAATATACATGCTCTGTGATCGCCATATGTTTATTCACTTCCACCACGTTATTCTTGTCGATAACCGTCGCCGGATTTTCCTGGCCGTCAATGGCCCCCTGCTGCATTGCAGTGTAAGCCTCACTCCAAGCCATAGGCACCGGATCCGCCCCCAATGCCTTCCAGAGTTTCTGATGGATCTCATTTTCCATAACACGGATCCTCAGCCCCTTCACATCTTCTGCGCTGTTGATGTCCCTCTTGGAATTTGTCAGGTTACGGAACCCGGATTCCCAGATCCCAAGTCCCTTTAGCTCTACCTTTTCCAGTTTTTTAAGAAAATCCTGCCCTATCTCTCCCATGAATACCTTGTCCGCATGCTCCGTCCCCTCAATCACATAGGGCAGGTCAAAAGCGGCAATCTCAGGAATAAAATTTGCCAACACGCTTTGATTTACCACCGCAATATCCAGATTTCCAAGCTCACACGCCTCGATATTATCTCTCTCTGAGCCAAGCTGTCCATTGTGGAAAACAGATATTTCAATTCTGCCCTCTGACTTTTCTTTAACATTCTCGGCAAAAGTCTCCATAGAAATACCGATTGCTCCGTCCGCTGCTGATGTCTGTGCCATTCTCAGACTCACATTTCCGTCTTCATCATAAATATTGCTGTCTTTGCCGCATCCTGCCACAGTCATTGCCATGAACACTCCAGCCATAGACAATGCTGCCAGTTTCTTTCCCTTCATGTTACCCTCCCTTTACGGTGTCTGCAGAGAACCGTCTCTCAATCTTGTCTGCGTCCATGTGGTGATTGTCTTCTCACATGGATATTTTGCTGCTTCTTTCTCATCTATATCCACACCAAGCCCAGGTTTATCGTTGGCATATACATACCCTTTGTCAAATTCAGGCAGCCCTTTGAATACTTCCAGCAAAGCGCCATGTGGTCCTTTCAGATCTTGGATCACAAAATTAGGAGGCTCAATACCTGACCACTCCTGCACTCCGAAATTAGGCGCTGCCAGATCAATATGGATGTTTGCCGCATGAGCCAGAGGAGACATATCGCCAGGTCCATGCCATGCAGTGCGCACACCAAACTGTTCCGCAAAAATCTGTAGCTTTCTGGCAGGGGTAATGCCTCCTATCTGACTGATATGTACACGAATAAAATCAATAAGCTGTTCTGCTATGAGGGATTTCCACTCCCTGGGGTTGTTGAAAAGCTCTCCCTGGGCGATGGGGATGCTGGTCTGTTCCCGCATATTTCTCAACCAGTTTGTCTGCTCCAGGGGAACCGGGTCCTCCAGGAAAAACAGATCAAAAGGCTCCAGCTCTTTTGCCAGTTTGATAGCTTCCACCGGTGCGACCCGCTCATGTACATCATGTACCAATTCCATGTCATAACCGATCCTGTCACGGATTTCCCCAAATAGCTTTACAGTGTCACGGATATATTTTCTGGAATCCAGATACATGCCGTCATGTGCCCCTCTGGGTGCCGTCCCGGGGGTCTGCCCGTAAGGTGCTCCGCCGTATCCGCCGCACTGGCAGCGCAGGTGTGTGATTCCCATCTCCTGGAATCTCTGGATATTCTCACAGATTTCCACGATATCTTTTCCGTCCACATGGCGGTATACCGGAATCCCTTCCCGTACTTTCCCTCCGAAAAGCTGATACAGCGGCATATTTGCCATCTTTCCTTTGATATCCCATAATGCCATATCAATGCCGGAAATGGCGTTATTTTCAATTGGCCCATTTCTCCAGTAACCGTTTTGATGCATGAGCTGCCACAGCTCCTCAATATTCTCAGCATCCCGCCCCAAAAGAAGCGGTTTTAAGTATTCCTCAATAAGATGCTTTACTGTCAAATGGCGGTATGCAAATGTGGCGCAACCCAAACCATAAAGTCCCGGCTGGTTTGTCTCCACTCTGACTACAACAAGGTTAATACCCTCCGGTGCTGTACATATGACCCGTATGTCCTGAATTTTTACTGACATCTCTCTCCTCCTTATACTTGTTACTCATCATACAAGTTAGAATATAAAACATTGTCTCTTTTCCCATAGGACTGCCTGGTCTCACCAGAGTGAGAAGGCAGTCTCAAAAACTGTCTGATTCAAAGCTTCTTCATGGCTGCATCCAGATGTTCGTACATAATATCATGGGCTGCATCCGCATCGCCATTTTTAAAGGCCTTCAGAATCTGTGCATGATAATGGATTCCTGAGTCATAGCCAAACAGTTCATTCATCTGCTCATGGTTCTGCCTGGTCTCCTGAAAAACCTTGTGAAGGCTTTTTTCCAGCAGGGTATTGCCCGTGGAACGGCAGATAACTTCATGGAACTTTAAGTCCGCGTTTACAAACTTTTCCCGGTTTCCCTGGAACATCTGCATCTGCTCCAGGTATGTCTCCAGAGCGGTGATGATCTCAGGCGTACGTTTTTCCACTGCCAGTCTGCAGGCATCCGGTTCCAGTATTTTTCTGAATTCCAGCACTTTCTCAATATCCCTGCAGTCCTCAGATGTGATCTTGTTCTCTGTCTCATCCCAGTTCTCCACACGGCTGTTGATCAGATAAGTCCCTTTGCCGTGTACACTTTCCAGGACACCAAGCCCGATCAAATACTGCAGTGCTGTTCTGATACTGGAACGGCTCACCCCCAGTTCCTCTGTCATCTGGTTCTCAGACGGTATCTTCTCCCCAACTGTCCAGTTTCCGGATTCAATATTCTTCTTCAGATAATCCACTACCTGGCTGGTTACATTGACACGTTTTATTTTCATAAATCTTCCCTTCGCCTCAACTTGTAGGACAAGTGATAAGTTCATTATATTCTTTTTTCTTTTTCTGTCAATACAATTACGCAATAATTCTACCATAACGGAGGGATTTCGTAAATAATCGCCAAAAACAGCCTGAGCAACTTAGTGAAATTGACGTAACCCTTCAGGCAAGTCTGCACATCTACTGCCCTGGCTGGTTTGAAGGATTTGCCATCTCTATATGCGCACAGAGAAAAACATCTTTTAAAATAAGATATTGGATTTCTCCTCAAAATAGCTTAAAATAAAACAAGAAAGGATGGAGAAATCATATGGAGAACACACAACAGATAAAAGAAAACCCGCTTGGTTTTAGCCCAATCAGTAAATTACTGCCCAAATTCGCAGTACCCGCCATTATCAGTATGCTGGTAAACGCGCTGTATAATATCGTGGACCAGATTTTCATCGGGCAGGGCGTGGGAATGTACGGAAATGCCGCCACCAATGTGGCTTTTCCCATTACCACCATCACTACAGCAATGGCTCTCCTCATAGGGATCGGAGGCGCCTCCAACTTCAATCTGGAACTTGGACGCAAGCATGAAGAAAAGGCAAAGCATATTGCAGGCACAGGATTCGGCAGCCTGATACTGTGCGGGCTGGCTCTGGTCATTTTGATCCGCCTGTTTCTGAAGCCGCTGATCCTGGCGTTTGGCGCTACCCCCAAGGTACTGCCCTATGCCATGACTTATGTGGGGATCACTACCTGGGGAATCCCGTTTTTTATGCTGACAACAGGAGGCAATCATCTGATCCGGGCAGACGGCAGTCCTACATATTCCATGATATCCATGGTCTCCGGTGCACTGATCAATACGGTACTGGACCCCTTGTTCATTTTTACCTTCGGCTGGGGAATTGCCGGAGCTGCATGGGCAACTGTCATCGGTCAGGTATTTTCCGCCTGCATGGTACTCTTTTATCTTCCCCGGTATAAAACCGTACATTTGAAACTGAAAACCCTTATCCCCAGGATACAGTGTATCAAAGCGATCGCCTCCCTTGGAATGGCCTCCTGCTTCAATCAGCTCGCCCTCACAGTGGTACAGATAACCATGAACAATGTTCTGCGGCATTATGGTTCCCACTCCGTCTACGGAAGCGATATCCCTTTGGCTGTGGTGGGTATCGTGGCAAAGGTGAATATGGTATTTCTGTCCATTGTCATCGGAATCGCCCAGGGCTCTCAGCCGATCGTTGGTTTTAATTACGGAGCTAAAAATTACTCACGGGTGAAAAAGACATATCTGTGTGCTGCCGGAACCGCAACCATACTTGCAGTGGCCGCCTTTATATGTTTTCAGATTTTCCCCAGGCAGATCGTCAGCCTTTTCGGTTCCGGTGACAAACTCTACTATCAGTTTGCCCAGAAGTATTTTCGCATTTTCATGTTCTGTACCTTCTTAAATGGACTGCAGCCGGTGACAGCTAACTTTTTCACTTCCATCGGCAAAGCCACCCGAGGTATTGTGCTTTCCATGACAAGGCAGATCCTCTTCCTGATCCCAATGATCTTGATTTTCCCTCTCTTTATGGGAATCGACGGGGTCATGTATGCCGGTCCTATTGCGGATGCGGCTGCAGGTATCCTGGCTGTCCTTCTGGTTCGGAAAGAAATAAAACGGATGCCGGCGGACGGGGCGCTTCCGGCGTAATACCTGCTGAATCGTGTACGGCTGCCTGCAGTTTCGCAGACAGCCGCACAAAGAAAGCATTTCATTCGTTATTTTCTTTCCTGTCAAAATTAAGCTTTTTATACTGTTTC is a window encoding:
- a CDS encoding TRAP transporter large permease, yielding MSASAVALIVVLIVLMLLGLPITWALGGACICAIFLDPALSFAMITQKIFTGCDNFSMLALPAFFLAGDIMSKGGLSKRLVAFADSFVGWISGGISLVSIVACTFFAAISGSSVATTAAIGGLMYPEMVKRGYPKDYAAAVQAIGGTLGIVIPPSTVFVIYGNITGVSVAKLLMAGVLPGILCGILLCVYAFYKAKKCDFPKETGFSFKRFLLSFKDAVWALIMPIVILGGIYAGIFTPTESAVVAVFYGFLVCIAIYREISGKDVWEILKGTAVSTANLMFLVVTAQMFGYLITYYKIPVAVTNAFMAVASNKYVFLALIIVLLLICGMFLEVGATNLILGPILAPIAVAFGVDPVHFGMLFVFLLALGQATPPFGTTMFVACGFSEQPVSKVAKNLIPFVAVEVVCAVIFAYVPALSTLLPNLVS
- a CDS encoding TRAP transporter small permease gives rise to the protein MEKAKQAFGRLQSAVNALTAVILVAIMVIILVQTFTRYVIFYSIPWSEEASRYLFVAMILLGINIGISQNLMVRIDIIDNFLPSGVKKAFEIGRQVLALAISAVFFYSTFGMLRIGGYQMSPAMRIPMNVMYGILCLGFGLAVISVVFKLQETIKIKTTEEKGGNN
- a CDS encoding TRAP transporter substrate-binding protein, yielding MKGKKLAALSMAGVFMAMTVAGCGKDSNIYDEDGNVSLRMAQTSAADGAIGISMETFAENVKEKSEGRIEISVFHNGQLGSERDNIEACELGNLDIAVVNQSVLANFIPEIAAFDLPYVIEGTEHADKVFMGEIGQDFLKKLEKVELKGLGIWESGFRNLTNSKRDINSAEDVKGLRIRVMENEIHQKLWKALGADPVPMAWSEAYTAMQQGAIDGQENPATVIDKNNVVEVNKHMAITEHVYSTVYVLMAPKTWESLTEEDQKLISECMEEANLAERELSRQMDKEAITTLEEQGMSVTYPDKTELIKETQSVRDTYGADYKETLDKIAAAK
- a CDS encoding enolase C-terminal domain-like protein — its product is MSVKIQDIRVICTAPEGINLVVVRVETNQPGLYGLGCATFAYRHLTVKHLIEEYLKPLLLGRDAENIEELWQLMHQNGYWRNGPIENNAISGIDMALWDIKGKMANMPLYQLFGGKVREGIPVYRHVDGKDIVEICENIQRFQEMGITHLRCQCGGYGGAPYGQTPGTAPRGAHDGMYLDSRKYIRDTVKLFGEIRDRIGYDMELVHDVHERVAPVEAIKLAKELEPFDLFFLEDPVPLEQTNWLRNMREQTSIPIAQGELFNNPREWKSLIAEQLIDFIRVHISQIGGITPARKLQIFAEQFGVRTAWHGPGDMSPLAHAANIHIDLAAPNFGVQEWSGIEPPNFVIQDLKGPHGALLEVFKGLPEFDKGYVYANDKPGLGVDIDEKEAAKYPCEKTITTWTQTRLRDGSLQTP
- a CDS encoding FadR/GntR family transcriptional regulator; the protein is MKIKRVNVTSQVVDYLKKNIESGNWTVGEKIPSENQMTEELGVSRSSIRTALQYLIGLGVLESVHGKGTYLINSRVENWDETENKITSEDCRDIEKVLEFRKILEPDACRLAVEKRTPEIITALETYLEQMQMFQGNREKFVNADLKFHEVICRSTGNTLLEKSLHKVFQETRQNHEQMNELFGYDSGIHYHAQILKAFKNGDADAAHDIMYEHLDAAMKKL
- a CDS encoding MATE family efflux transporter; the encoded protein is MENTQQIKENPLGFSPISKLLPKFAVPAIISMLVNALYNIVDQIFIGQGVGMYGNAATNVAFPITTITTAMALLIGIGGASNFNLELGRKHEEKAKHIAGTGFGSLILCGLALVILIRLFLKPLILAFGATPKVLPYAMTYVGITTWGIPFFMLTTGGNHLIRADGSPTYSMISMVSGALINTVLDPLFIFTFGWGIAGAAWATVIGQVFSACMVLFYLPRYKTVHLKLKTLIPRIQCIKAIASLGMASCFNQLALTVVQITMNNVLRHYGSHSVYGSDIPLAVVGIVAKVNMVFLSIVIGIAQGSQPIVGFNYGAKNYSRVKKTYLCAAGTATILAVAAFICFQIFPRQIVSLFGSGDKLYYQFAQKYFRIFMFCTFLNGLQPVTANFFTSIGKATRGIVLSMTRQILFLIPMILIFPLFMGIDGVMYAGPIADAAAGILAVLLVRKEIKRMPADGALPA